GCCGCCGTGTATCCACGCTCACCGATCGAAAGCTGCAAATGCGCTTCAATTTCGCTGACTAGGATACAGAGTGAGTCACCCCAAAATCACAAAAGGGTCATTTGAGGCTGAGTACTGCATTAGCCCAAGGCTTTCGGATTAGCATTAGTTTATTCATTACTATATTACCCATAAATCATTGATAGTTATCAGTAAGTCTACAGACTCTATAAAGCATTCTCTCAGAGCATGTATGCGTCACTGTTTAGATATTGGGGCGGGGGGGGGGTAGAGGCGAAGACGTTCCGTAGGCCCAGAGAAAcgacagagaggaggatgagagcggGCCAGAGAGGGTAGCAAAGAgagaaaaatagtaaaaatgaagataGAGACACGGAGGTGGGTGGGggggtaggaaggagaggaggtcaggagatggagagagactgcCTGCACACACTGTCAAGACAGTTAATGTAAGGTTTGGAGATAAGGTCCTGCAGACAAACATTGACCAAATCAGCCATTTCAGCGTGCAAGCCTGAACTGCCAGTCACAATGAGAGACGGCGCAACAATCAGCACTCACTCGCTGATAAGAGCTCTACTGGGGCGTGCAGGAAACAGCCAATCTACTGGCTGCCTGGCAAGGAGGGCgttagagaggggaaggagagagagagagagagagagcagacggcAAGAGAGAAATGGGCAATAAACCTACAGAGAAGATGTGGACAACAAATAAACAGCACAGTGGAGGAGTGAGAGAACAGTaccagggaaagggagagagcaagcgagaatggtagagagaggaggcaaaGAAATGATCTTTCCACCAACCTCAcatccacccccaccccccccaaaactctcacacagagacagagagaaaaaaacaggAGTGGTGTGATATCAGCTCTTAAAATAGTGCCTCTCCCTGGTCTCTGTCACCTGGGAAcagttaggagagagagggagagagagtgtctgcaCACAGACATTAATGATCCTACAGTTCATTCTCCAATGCTCTGTTTTCTTGTCTCGCACAATAGCATAATTGTATTGCCTCAATTGATTAATGGTGCATGcacttgtgtgtgtgcgcacgtgagGGGTGGGATAACCCTTCCTATCCATTGATACCGTCTCCTAGGCCAGAGAAATCCACACAAAACAAAATAAGCACATTGAATGCCAGAGTGGATGCCTGAGGGAAGCCAAGCTAACTAACCACTGGGCTGTGATGTGGGACCTTGGAACCATACTGGCCCCTTCTGGTCAGAGCATGAACTACAGCTGAGACCATCACAgctggttgggaaacactgctagtCATTCACCTTTGTCAGACACTTCGACTCAGTCGAGCAAAACGGTGGGCAATAGCTAACGCTGGCTTGCTAAAACTATCGGTGTTCCGTTAGAGTCAGAAAGAGTGGGGGCCTCAGTGGTTGAATCACACAGCTAATTTATTCTATTTTTCTGCCCACTGATAACAGTATGAGTAATTAACACATTGATGTTACTACCATCAtcggtgcctgtgtgtgtgtatatactgtatgtatacgtctgggcatgtgtgtgtgtgtatagagcggTAGGTGAAAGGGTTAAGTCCCCTCCCTGGCTGCATGCAGCTTTCCCTTTCTGTGTCAAGCCCCATTAAACCAGCTACACCACAGCAATATGGTGCCATCAATTATACACGCCACACCATcaatggagagagggaagaggggtagaggagaggcagGAACACAAACAGGACAAACGGCTACATAAAAGACCTGCAgcctggctcacacacacacacacacccctctcgtTGCTGCACTCTAGACAGCTGACGATAAGGCTCTGCTGGGCTTATCTGACGacaagcacacacagacagacagaaggctgTGCTCCAGTGGGGAATATGACAGGCTGTGTGGAGAGGCAACAGAGTTGAGATCACCTAGAGAGATGTCCCTGTAGCGTCGGAGGCACAAGGCAGATCTGGAGCATGTGGCTTTCTACAAGGTTTACGTGATATACAGATATAACCAAATCAATGGCcggtggtgggaggagctataggaggatgggctcagtgTAATGGCTGAGATGGAATTAATTGGACGGAGTCAAACATCAAAAACACGTTTGACTCCGTTCTGTTAATTCCATTCCAATGATCTAATAAAATAGGATAAAAAAGGAAGGGGAAAGGTAAGCTGACGGTTTACTGTTAGTCATCTCAGGCTGCTAGATACACACCAAATAAATACAAAGTGGAAttccagaaaaaaaaattgtttattAACTACAAGGAATTCATAGGTTGAAAGACGTTCAGTAAGATATTAATAATCAGATACAGTAGTCCATACTAAAACAGCTGACAAACCAATAGTAAATGTCCAGTAACATCACAAGAGGCAGATTATGTCGAAGTGACAAGATGCAGGAATTAGTTTAAATCTACTATAACTCAGTGAATTCAGGTGATTTGAAATCCTACTTATTAGTTAAAGATAAAGCTCAACACGGAGAACAAGGTCCCTAACACAGGCAGGATCGTAAAAAAAAAGGCACACATTTTTCTTTTTGAATTCATAGGAAAGTAAACACTCAATTCATTCATTTCATTTAGATTCTTCTCCTGAATTGATTTTTTAAAAACCGAATCAGTCCCTGAAATGAAACCATTCCCATAGCAGATGTGACTTACATTGGTGTCAACACAAACTGTCCATCTCTCCAACCACAAACTGATCACTGAAAACATTCAACAGAACAAACGTAAGTGTATCCTAGATGGCACCCAGTTCCCTTTATAGCgcactatttatttatttgattggcgcagcggtctaaggcactgcctatcagtgctagaggcatcactatagaccctggttcgattccaggctgtatcccaaccagctgtgattgggagttccatatgGCGTTGCTCATTttgcccagtgtcgtccaggttagggtaaggccggggtaggccatcattctaaataagatttgttcttaactgacttgcctagttaaataaaggttatattggactatatagggaatcatTTGCCATTTGGAACAGACAGACTAAAGCCTGCCATATTCTGGCTATTGGTTGTGAATGAGGTAAATAACATTTAGAGTATTAGGGTACGTTCAGGAAGGTGCCACATTCTGAACATTGCAGACAGGAGTGTCTTGTACCCAGCTAACAGAATCTCTTTCCATCTTAACTTTCTGTAACACTGCACCCCACTGAACACAGCCCTGGGGTAAGCCAGCACAAACCCAGTCCTGTAGATATCTAGGAAGTCTGTATAAAACCACCCTAGACACAGAAGACAGTGGGAACCACAGCAGCCAAGTAAAGCAGGATATGAGCACCACCAAGAGGACTTCTATGATCAACCTGAATCTGAAAACGGCAGTACAGGCCATACTAAACTAAATGCAGCTCAATGACTCCTCCTCTGGCTCCCTCCGCTGTTGCCTTATATCCAGAACACATTCAAACTGAAAACAACCAGAACTAACATGGCTGTGTAACATTCCGTACATCAGAGTTAAGACTAAGCCTTTATTCACATTTTGGGGGACCGGGGTCAGAGTATTAGCAGGTGGATGATAGCAACATACGTAAAGGCATCAACCCACAAGTGTAGTAGTGGTTGAAACTGGTTTTCCACAATCAATAAATGGGGTGCATCTCAACAGTGGcatcctctcctcgtctccttcacTGATCTGGAAGTGGAAAATCCCCAGGTAGGTTTCTGCCATATTGCTTTAACTTCTCTCTAGTTCTCAGATCAGTGCAGGTGAAGGAGAGCTAAGGAGACAAAACCCCTGTAGACTATTGAGATCCACCAGGTGTTTTACGATGTAGCTTCTTTTTAGTCTTTTACATGACCTGCCTGGACACAGCTATAGCTAACAAACAGCAGTCATACTAATAGAGAAATACtttgcctttaaaaaaaatatggtaTACAGGCAATAGACTAACAATGGTTAAATAGTGGGAGCTTTACTGATATTGGGTAGTAGGGAGACACCCAACTCATCCACCAAAATCACCATCTGGGAAAGAGTTTGTCATTCTGACATCAAGGAGGTTTACATCACAGAAATATACCTTTTAGAAAGGGGAATCCCTATTATAGTAAATTAGTAATTCTATGGATAACATCCAACAGTTGCATTGACATGATCTGCCAAATCTATAACAGGTTTCCTTCCATACAGAGGAAAGCACCTTTACTGTCAATGCAACTGTCTAGAACCATCTCAAACACTGGGGAATGCCATCCAATCCCTCAACACAGGTCATATTCATTACTACACAcggtagcaaaacgttttgcaaagaAAAACTAAAACCAGTTTCAGGTGGTCCCTCCCTGTTTAAGGTTTTCTTTCGTTTGGTGCTTAGTGAATAGGACCCAGGTGTAGGGTCTATATATTAACCCATATCCATGGAACATAAATAGCCCACTGACAGACTCTGCATCACATCTTTGGCTCAATGTACCCTCTACCAGTGAACCGACCAATGACAGCATCAAATTCACGCGGAAATAGCTCAACTTGTGTAGCAAATTTTTGTTTCTAAATAGTGAATGTTGTGCCATTATACAACAGTGTATATAACAAAAATATCACTGGTATATATAGTCACTTTCACTTCTGCTATCATCTACTTACTGTAATATACATATTTTACCCTTAAATCAATACACCTGCAATTAAACATGCTATTAGATATAAGATAAAGTATTAATTATAATCTTGAATTATACTTGGGCAAGAACAATAATAACCAAATCTATTTTTCCTATTCAAATTTCAGTTACTGGGTATATTCACAGAATACTATATTTGTGTGTATACACGTTTATATATCAATGAGCATGTGTGCGTCTGTGCCGTGCAACTTACATATTATAATTGACGTTCATTCACAGCTTTTTCCTAAATAAAAAGTATTTCAGCGCATCTGAAGAGAGAAGACAGCTAGGTGGTGTGCAACAGAGAAAACTCCAGGTATTTTTGGAAGATTTCATTCCTTAATACAAGTGACTGGTCGTCATAAAACAGGGGGTGTAGCAAAACCTGGTCTTCAAGAGCAACTGGGTCCGCTGGCTTTCATTGGAACAAAACTTCAATGACTTTTTTATCAAATAACTCCAGCAAGAACTCCAAACTAAGAGGTGCATTTCAACCCAAACTATTGAAATACTGTAAATAGTATAAATGTAACAACCACAGACTCAGTGTAGGACCAGGCTATAGGAGAAAATTTAACTGAGCTAGAGAATGAAAATCACCTTCAAACTACCACATCAGGCCTGTGAAACTCAATCTCAGTCAGTACTGAAAGAACAAGGCAATAAAAAGAAGAATAAAAACACATCTGGACATTAAAGACTTCACATTGACTTATTGCAACAGCGAGTATTGAGTACTCATGTACTTAAACCTTTCATAAAACGACCTAAAGTAAACATCTAAACAACATCGTACAGAGATAATACATGTTAACTTTAGACGCCTTACAAACCCTAAAACCAGGTAGAAAACATCCCTTACTGCACACCTCTAAacatgtgttttgtgtgtttttatatATGCAACGGCTGCTGTGTTTAGATCTTGCTGCGTCGTTTCCCTTTGGCTTTCTTTGGAGCCTGGACCTGTCGGCTCTTCCTCCTCAATGCTCTCTGGTCAATCACTGGTGgatgctcctcttcctccacctcttcctcagCCAAGCTCTTCTCTAcagccccctcttcctcctctgtcgttctagctttctcctcctcttcctcctccgtgACCTCCGGCTGCTCTGTGCCCTGCTCCTCGGGCTCCATGACCACTCTGCTCAGTCTCTTAGATTTATGTTTAGGCGCCGCCGCTTGGCCACTGCCTCTCCTCCAAAGGACCTTACCGTCACCACCCTCGTCTgagctctcactctctccctcctctttctcatcCTCTGTGGTTGTAACATTCTCCATCTCTTCTAACTCTTTCTTTTTGTCCTCTTTGACCTCTTCTCttgcctcctcctcttcttcttcctctgtgAGAGGCTGATTCTCTCCTTCCTCCGGAAGCTGGTAGGACAGGTCTGCTACCGCCACCTGGACCACTTCCTGGCTACTGCTGTCCACTGTGATGGCCGCCTCCATGgatttctcctccccctccttttctccctctaccccctcttctTCCATGGGTGTAGCTGCGGCCTCCTCTGGAGGTTCGCCCCCTGCCTCCTCAATCACCTCCACAGAGAGGGAGGGCTCTGCTGGGGCTGGCTCTGCAGGCGAAGGGGCCTTCTCTGTAGCAGAGGCTGCTTCTTCTAACAGGAGAGGAGCCTCCTTCACCACAGCTACCGTCTCAGCCAATTCCTCTGATGCCACAGGAGCTGCATCTACGGTGTCCTGCAGAGGACAAAGAGAAAAAGGTAATGGCGAAAAACATATTCCTCAATTCCCTTTCTAACACATACTGTAGAAACATGTCCACAGTACAAATAGGAACTTTCCAACAATGAAAGGATCCTATTGTCTCATACGTGAACCCCTTTCTCCAATAATGGCCCCATCTCACACATTCCAACTGAGACATTGAAACACATACTTTAGCCTCAATGGAGTCTTCCTCCTTcgtatcctcctcctccatttCCACATCTTCCTCTGTCGTTCTGTTCTCTAGCACAGTATCAGGCTCCTGTGTGGcaacctcttcctcctctccctggtcatCCGTCAGGTCTCCTTTGACCTCAGCCTCCTGAGGATAGAAAAGCCACAACCAATGGTCAACGCCTCCTTTTCCTGATTAACCATACACTCTGTATGTAAATGGCACTCTACTaactatgaagtgcactacttttgaccagggcccataaggaatagggtgcaattccTTGCGTAACAAGTGCGAAATACGCTATGATAGTGACTGGTTATTCGCTAACAACAACCATAGTAACATAAAACAACGATGACAAGCAACCCAGAACAGCCAAATTAACTGTTGTTTCCTAATGATGTATTCATCCTAATCACGTCCGTCATCCTCCCACCTGAGCTGTGGCCTCCTCTATAGGGGACAGAGCAGCATCTgcttctccagactctgtctcaccccccccacttccttcctcctcctctccctctacagctgtaGTGGTGGGCTCTGCCTCCTCCAATCTGAACACACAGTAAACCAGAGGTATTATGATTTTCAGCCAATGGGAAGCTTTCATACTTACATTTCATTCATATTTTGATGGATGTTTCTATTTCTATTTCACTGAGACTCCTTGTCTAACCTGTTCATCTTCAGAGGCTGGCTCTCCTCCTCAGAGTCTTCCATCTCTTCTCTGCCACGCTTTTTATGTCCACTACTCCAGGTATGTGTTGACACTGGTGTGCCTGCCAGGGCTAGAGAGTAGCCATTTTCATTCCAATGTGTATTCACACAAAAGACAGCATTTTATGTACTCAGAAAACTCTTTCTCATAGTTATTGGTTTCAGGACTCAAGACTTCTCTGAGCTACTTACCTTCTATAAACTTGAGGGGCTTATTCAGCACCAAAACATCCTCCTAGAAAACAAGACCATATTAAATCCTCATTACTTGATTATATTGTCCCTACACAACTTAAATCTGATGTTTGAGGATATTCTTAAACTATAAACAACAAATGCATCCACATAGCTGTTCAGGAGGCGAGAGACTGAGGAAACCCAACAGAGTgcaaaggagagagaaaaaaatgtaaagaaagacAAACAAGAACAAAGTtggatagatgagagagagacgtcagatacagagagacagagacgtacGGTGATGTCCAGACAGTTGTCTGAGCCCTCTTCCATGTTGACGTCTGTGCTGTCCAGAGAGGCTGCTTGGTGATCTCCATTAGCCGTCACCACGGGGAGCACCACTTTATGGgaatcagcacaacaatcagAAGGCAATTAGCTACCAGTCATGTGAGAGACTGGCCACTGTGTCTGACATCAAGTCCCCACACACAGCTAAGCGGGACTGCCATCATCCTGCTAAGGTCCTGATGGACCAGTTAGGTCGCAGAACGTTAGAAATGTAATGAATAGAGCTGCCGTCGCAATTCCCCATTCTTCATGACAGACAATCATATAGGTTCTACTTAACACATTTCTAGCTGAAGGTACTGTAAATATCACATCCTCCTTGACAGGCCCTTGGGTGTTAGATCTCCTGCTACTGTGTCCGTACCTTTCAGTGCTTTGATCTTGttggccactctctctctctggtagggtccTCCCATTCCCTCTACCACCCACAGCAGGTCCTGGTCAGCTGGGTACCGACACAGATACTGGCCACACActgcaggtcagggagagattgtACACTTTGATTGACTGATTTATTTAGGGGCTGCAAAGTTGTACAGTTATAAagtacagtagagaggagcagagagagaactactactaacctttacacacacacacacacacacacacacagcgagcaaGAGACTATACAGTTCTTCAATAACtcacaataccaaaacaataaagaaggtgtcaattcggctactcaaaacatcacttgcatattccaaaaagcagcatcaaaagcaaatttgagaaaaccaaagaaatgcaACATCAGAAACAAAAAACGAAAAGTTTCAGAAAAATGGTTTGATGACGAATGTAAAGTATTAGAAAACACCAGAGACAAATGTAAAACATAAGCAGCAAAACAACCCAGAGCTACGCTATGAATATTTACCAACAAGACACTTGATGAAATTGAAAATGCAATTGACCAAAATCAGTTCTGGGACATGTGGAACATTTTAAGCACGACAAATCCACAAGAATTAAACATACAAGATGAAGGAATTTGGAAAACGTATTTTGATAATCTATACAAAAACATCCCACAAAAAGATTTAACAGAACCAATAAGAAATTCTAGAAAAATTTAGCATCCTTGAATCAGTTattaaaaacaaccaaaatccattagattacccaataacccaacaagaactaaatgaaaagctcaaatctCTAAAAAAAATCGAAGGCTTGTGGTCTAGATAACAacagaaatgaaatgctgaagAACAGCACAACTGAGTTGCAAAAtgctgtgcttaaattgttcaacatggtattaacttctggctgctttcctgatgtctggaaccaggggctcatctcccctatccacaaaagtggagtcaaatcagaccccaataattacagggAAATTTGTGTAAACAGCAACTTGGGAAAGGGTTTCTGTAGCATTTTGAACTCAAGAATTGAAACCTTCCgttaagaaaaaaatgtaataagtaaCACGTCCACCCCAAAAAAAGTACGgcaaaatctttgcttgctttattgacttgaaaaaagcatttgattctatttggcacgaagggctattctacaaaattctccaaagagggcttggtggtaaggtgtatgacttaataaaatgtatgcacacagaAAACCAGTGTTcaataaaaatcaaaaaccaaagaacagaatATTTTCACAACgtcgaggtgtgagacaaggctgcagtttgagtccaaatcttttcaacatttatatcaatgaattagcagacatgttggaccattctccaaccccaggactcacactatttgacacagaggtgaaataccTGCTATTTGCTGATGATTTGGTACTTCAACAGAACCTTAACATTTAGAGCAATATTGTcataattgggccctggcagtaaataaaaaacaaaatgaAAATCATGATTTTACAGAAAAAACCcagatgtcagaaacacaaatTCGCCCTGAACAACACAATAATTGAACACACAAAAAATGACTCataccttggtctgaccatatctgcatcgggaaaATTGAATATGGCAGTGAACgcactcaaagaaaaagcccgCAGAGCATTGTAcgcaataaaaatgaaattattcaaaatcaacatcccaattagaatttggaccaaaatatttgacagtgtaatcctaccaatagctctttacggaagtgaggtttaggggccactcaataaactggactttaaaatgttggacaaacatccaattgaagccctacatgcagaattctgtcggaaAATTCTACAAGTCCAGAaaaatacaccaactaatgcatgtagggcagaattggtCCGCTTTCCAGTAAcaatgaaaatacagaaatgaTCATTAAAAttttggctacatctaaattcCAGTCCATATTCAAGTCTTTATTTGAAAgcacttcaaacccaagagctgagcccagaaatgagccctctcagtcagctggtgttggacctcaccaaccaagctgacaccagcactgcttcaaaagaaagaattcaaataaacaaaatcatgaaccaatcaaaggactcatatttacaacattggaaaaatgaaacaaaatcccaaagccgactaaattgctatctgaccctaaacagagaatatgaattggctgattatctctactctgtcagatatacgaagcagagacagatccttaccaagtacaggctgagtgaccaccaactgacaatagaaaccggcagacataaaaagacatggctactcAAAGAAGAGCGTGTATGTgatcactgcacgacaggggaggtagagacagcgatgcactttctcctttactgtgataaatattcctcaccaagagattcattatttacagatatgactacatttattccaaattgtacttattaaacccagaggaaaaactaaaaatactcatgggcgaaggagcaatggctcctcttgcagccaaatatgtatttgcctgctaTAGCCTGAGATACACTGAAAAATAACATCTGTATAGTaaacagtaacttacttattattagcattattgttattactattattattgttgtttatcattccaaatagtagtggtatgggtggtagggctgatagcagtttagtgatggtggtggtagtagtaatgatggtagttgtagtactgatgtactGGTAAAGATGACAGTTATAAGTAagttatagtttcattttccatgtttagCTTTGTATATTTATTATGCGTCTACTATTGACTtatcatttttgttattttttattatttattataattttattacaatgtatacattgttgctttggcaatattgacaatGTTTTTCATTCCAAAAAAGCAGCTAGCGAGCTATTACTAACCTTTATACATGGTTAGAGAGAGCCCCCccatatcagacctatgccccttctgCCCGCCCCCTGCGGCAAGGACCTCAATATGATAGGACATATGCCCAGGCTGTGAGTAGAGCAACAGGCACAACCCCCACAATTACACCCACCCAAGCCCCAGCCTGCaacctaagaggtatgtatcagatgctcaacattctctgctcacacctactgtgatggtccggACCTAAaccacactagacactatggaacaaaaagcttttactatctcatcctggaatataccaggtctgaggtcatctgcctttggccaaaagagcaggaacccagacttcatcaaagaaattgcaaatacagacattgtcatccaacaagaaacatggtataaaaggcgacggacccactggttgccctctaggctacagagagctggtagtcccatccaccaaactaccaggtgtgaaactgGGAAGAGACTCagagggtatgctaatttggtatagagcagacctaacccattcaattaaattagtcaaaacaggaacattttacatctgactAGAAATGAAtaaagaaatgatctcaacagagaaaaatgtcctcgtgtgctacctatatccccccaatagaatccccatactttaacttTGACAGCTTCttcatcctagagggggagatcaacaatttccaggcccagggacatgtactagtcggtggtgacctaaatgccagaactggacaagaacctgacaccctcagcacacagggggacaaacacctacctggatgGACAGCATTctctcccccatatgcccctctaggcacaacataaccaacaaaaacaggtcacaactcctgcagctctgtcgcacgctgggcatgtacatagtcaatggtaggcttcggggggactcctatggtaggtactaGAGGTCAACTGATTATGATTTTCAACGCTTAtacaccgattattggaggaccaaaaatagccgataccgattaacttgttatggatagggggcagtattttcacggccggataaaaaacgtacccgatttaatctggttattactcctgcccagaaactagaatatgcatataattagtagctttggatagaaaacactccaaagttcctaaaactgtttgaatggtgtctgtgagtataacagaactcaaatggcaggccaaaacctgagaagattctgtacaggaagtaccctgtctgaccattttttggccttctttgtcatctctatccaaaacagaggatctctgctgtaacgtgacactttccaaggagaagaaagtgaaagtgcaatatgtgccatgtaaaaaagctaacgtttaagttccttgctcagaacatgagaaaatatgaaagctggtggttccttttaacatgagtcttcaatattcccaggtaagaagttttaggttgtagttattataggactatttctctctataccatttgtatgtcataTACCTTTGCcgattggatgttctaatagg
The DNA window shown above is from Salmo salar chromosome ssa13, Ssal_v3.1, whole genome shotgun sequence and carries:
- the fam169ab gene encoding soluble lamin-associated protein of 75 kDa isoform X2 gives rise to the protein MEFPVDVLGSVRHEEEEQAAESYMTQLRYVSPDKAESFTLPSHRMICISLCNVGFVPIYGGELKHKILALFAPEDQLTAVALFLAGQWWSVEDILRTSDPSRTGLLKVRSLGERIVLYILNRIVYRVGEMDKPEVPFLCHGQNHFAKLLWKDGHAVGFYSVKPKDSLCNGFVTQRYQLPVMDSIFVRKCHRGNGHGLQMLEDFVDSFKDDQLGLKYPLSLTMYKVCGQYLCRYPADQDLLWVVEGMGGPYQRERVANKIKALKVVLPVVTANGDHQAASLDSTDVNMEEGSDNCLDITEDVLVLNKPLKFIEALAGTPVSTHTWSSGHKKRGREEMEDSEEESQPLKMNRLEEAEPTTTAVEGEEEEGSGGGETESGEADAALSPIEEATAQEAEVKGDLTDDQGEEEEVATQEPDTVLENRTTEEDVEMEEEDTKEEDSIEAKDTVDAAPVASEELAETVAVVKEAPLLLEEAASATEKAPSPAEPAPAEPSLSVEVIEEAGGEPPEEAAATPMEEEGVEGEKEGEEKSMEAAITVDSSSQEVVQVAVADLSYQLPEEGENQPLTEEEEEEEAREEVKEDKKKELEEMENVTTTEDEKEEGESESSDEGGDGKVLWRRGSGQAAAPKHKSKRLSRVVMEPEEQGTEQPEVTEEEEEEKARTTEEEEGAVEKSLAEEEVEEEEHPPVIDQRALRRKSRQVQAPKKAKGKRRSKI
- the fam169ab gene encoding soluble lamin-associated protein of 75 kDa isoform X1, which encodes MEFPVDVLGSVRHEEEEQAAESYMTQLRYVSPDKAESFTLPSHRMICISLCNVGFVPIYGGELKHKILALFAPEDQLTAVALFLAGQWWSVEDILRTSDPSRTGLLKVRSLGERIVLYILNRIVYRVGEMDKPEVPFLCHGQNHFAKLLWKDGHAVGFYSVKPKDSLCNGFVTQRYQLPVMDSIFVRKCHRGNGHGLQMLEDFVDSFKDDQLGLKYPLSLTMYKVCGQYLCRYPADQDLLWVVEGMGGPYQRERVANKIKALKVVLPVVTANGDHQAASLDSTDVNMEEGSDNCLDITEDVLVLNKPLKFIEALAGTPVSTHTWSSGHKKRGREEMEDSEEESQPLKMNRLEEAEPTTTAVEGEEEEGSGGGETESGEADAALSPIEEATAQEAEVKGDLTDDQGEEEEVATQEPDTVLENRTTEEDVEMEEEDTKEEDSIEAKDTVDAAPVASEELAETVAVVKEAPLLLEEAASATEKAPSPAEPAPAEPSLSVEVIEEAGGEPPEEAAATPMEEEGVEGEKEGEEKSMEAAITVDSSSQEVVQVAVADLSYQLPEEGENQPLTEEEEEEEAREEVKEDKKKELEEMENVTTTEDEKEEGESESSDEGGDGKVLWRRGSGQAAAPKHKSKRLSRVVMEPEEQGTEQPEVTEEEEEEKARTTEEEEGAVEKSLAEEEVEEEEHPPVIDQRALRRKSRQVQAPKKAKGKRRSKI